One genomic segment of Geminocystis sp. M7585_C2015_104 includes these proteins:
- the aroH gene encoding chorismate mutase, translating into MEKSQEKEERNKPTKVRAIRGATTVEDNTVEAIRQAVTELLREIEIHNQLEPEEIISAIFTVTPDLDAIFPATIARENPRWENVPLLDLQQMYVKGSLEKCIRVLIYFNTDKPQAEIYHPYLRRAQSLRPDWNLAHRENLHRPSLGE; encoded by the coding sequence ATGGAAAAAAGTCAAGAGAAAGAGGAAAGAAATAAACCGACTAAGGTAAGGGCAATCAGAGGCGCTACCACCGTAGAAGATAATACAGTAGAGGCTATAAGACAAGCGGTAACAGAGTTGTTGCGGGAGATAGAAATCCACAATCAGTTGGAGCCAGAGGAGATTATAAGTGCCATTTTCACTGTCACCCCCGATTTAGATGCCATCTTTCCTGCCACCATCGCCCGAGAAAATCCTCGTTGGGAAAATGTACCCCTCTTGGACTTACAACAGATGTACGTCAAGGGAAGTCTTGAGAAGTGCATTCGTGTACTAATATACTTCAACACTGATAAACCCCAGGCGGAAATATATCACCCCTATCTGCGGAGGGCTCAAAGTCTGCGTCCCGACTGGAATCTTGCCCATCGGGAGAATCTCCACAGACCGTCTTTGGGGGAGTAG
- the sppA gene encoding signal peptide peptidase SppA, whose amino-acid sequence MVWPFKPKSLRQIARIEINGIIASATRERVLAALREVERKQYPALLLRIDSPGGTVGDSQEIYAALKRLRQKIKIIASFGNIAASGGVYIAMGATHIVSNPGTITGSVGVIIRGNNLQKLLDKLGVSFKVIKSGPYKDILSFDRGLTKEEEEILQQLIDSSYQQFIQTVAENRKLSLETVKSFADGRIFSGEQALKWGLVDRLGSEEDARRWACELVGLDPDKTESYTIEPPKSLVEKIFTGKTGVTKALNWIEFELVTSGQPLWLYHP is encoded by the coding sequence ATGGTTTGGCCTTTTAAACCCAAAAGTCTTAGGCAAATTGCCAGAATTGAAATCAACGGCATAATAGCTTCAGCCACCCGTGAGAGAGTTTTGGCGGCCCTACGGGAGGTGGAGAGAAAACAATACCCCGCCCTGCTGTTGAGGATAGACTCTCCTGGAGGTACAGTGGGGGATTCTCAGGAGATTTATGCTGCTTTGAAGAGGCTGAGACAGAAGATAAAAATTATTGCTAGTTTTGGGAATATTGCTGCCTCTGGGGGGGTTTATATTGCCATGGGTGCCACTCACATAGTTTCCAATCCGGGTACTATTACTGGTAGTGTTGGCGTAATTATCAGGGGAAACAATCTGCAGAAACTGTTGGACAAACTCGGCGTGTCTTTTAAGGTGATCAAGTCGGGGCCCTATAAGGATATACTATCTTTCGACCGGGGTCTGACCAAGGAGGAGGAGGAAATACTACAGCAGTTGATAGATAGCAGTTATCAACAGTTTATCCAAACGGTGGCGGAGAATCGCAAACTTTCCCTGGAAACGGTAAAAAGTTTTGCTGACGGAAGGATTTTCAGTGGGGAACAGGCCTTAAAATGGGGTTTAGTAGATCGTCTGGGGAGTGAGGAGGATGCCCGTCGTTGGGCCTGTGAATTGGTGGGGCTTGATCCGGACAAAACTGAGTCTTATACCATAGAGCCACCCAAATCCCTCGTGGAGAAGATTTTCACCGGCAAAACAGGGGTAACAAAGGCCCTTAATTGGATAGAATTTGAATTGGTTACTAGTGGTCAACCCCTGTGGCTATATCATCCCTAG